A single Xiphias gladius isolate SHS-SW01 ecotype Sanya breed wild chromosome 22, ASM1685928v1, whole genome shotgun sequence DNA region contains:
- the kif13a gene encoding kinesin-like protein KIF13A isoform X9, translated as MSDTKVKVAVRVRPMNRREIELNTKCVVDMEDNQTVLHPPPSNAKGENRKQPKVFAFDHCFWSMDESNVPKYAGQEVVFKCLGEGILENAFQGYNACIFAYGQTGSGKSFSMMGNGEQPGLIPRLCCSLFERVHREGNEAHTFKVEVSFMEIYNEKVRDLLDPKGSRQSLKVREHKVLGPYVDGLSQLAVTSFEDIEVLMSEGNKSRTVAATNMNEESSRSHAVFSIIVTQTLYDLQSGNSGEKVSKMSLVDLAGSERVSKTGAAGERLKEGSNINKSLTTLGCVISALADQSAGKGKAKFVPYRDSVLTWLLKDNLGGNSKTAMIATVSPAADNYEETLSTLRYADRAKRIVNHAVVNEDPNARIIRELREEVEKLKVQLSQAESMKAPELKEKLQESEKLIQEMTVTWEEKLRKTEEIATERQKQLESMGISLETSGIKVGEDKCFLVNLNADPALNELLVYYLKEHTRVGADTSQDIQLFGIGIQPEHCVLELCPDGDVTLMPIGNARTCVNGTMIDSLVHLWHGDRILWGNNHFFRINLPKRKRRDRLKELERASPRESFVEADVETASEASSEQDYSYEFAQMEVIMKTLGNNDPMQNVVQVLEKQYLEEKQTALEEQRMMYERELESLRQQLSPEKTPQHHRSSSDRLTFPTHTPHSKLRLWTEERDELFRQSLSRLREQVVKANTLVREANFLAEEMNKLTDYQVTLQIPAANLSANRKRGAIVSEPAIQVRRKGKGTQVWTIEKLENKLVDMRDHYRDWKEGTEELYNKVSSKHCDPFYEAQENHNLIGVANIFLECLFHDVKLQYAVPIISQQGEVAGRLHIELMRVSGSIPERLSGGDDSSENSSESSCYEVMDTNGEIVHMAKRLTCRVRIREATGLPLNLSNFVFCQYTFWEHGEPTVAPPMVSPDRPSPRSPDAQFTVQFDHCKDYVVHVTDEFLEFISDGALAIEVWGHRCAGNGRSLWELDALEAKTQTLRDRWSEVSRRIELWISIQELNEQGEYSSVELHSGKDISTGGVFQLRQGHSRRLQVCVKPVQNSGTLPLLVEAMLSVSIGCVSARSSKLQRPLDSYQREAEEDMDSYQEEDLNCVRERWSEALIKRREYLDEQIKKIINKHEKSEEDIEREARLVEQWVGLTEERNAVLVPAPGSGIPGAPADWTPPAGMEAHIPVLYLDLNADNLTVNEQLTGPHAAGVNSILPKEHGSQFFYLPIIRHSDEEVSAVCSWDSSIHDSVHLNRVTSPNERIYLIIKATVQLSHPASMELVLRKRIAVNIYNKQSFTQSLKRRMSLKNTLYSCGVTYEIVSNIPKASEEPEERETLALMAARGDSEETQDGETYIEKYTRGVLEVENILSLERLRQAVTVKEALAAKGRHLRRSISTPNSSCSKTDLTGCEDEDCKDHCDHADSSTCNPQDGSLCSTPIKSKDNQGLVPESPTFFNSSPFKVLSPQPPKFLKSLLPVKEESKAKKALEARPLLGQESMCSFVDSPALLPPPCPWRRPRAGSEGHCKPSTFTSTPTSTPTSRQLSHTLPHTAQDSEDEETDVDMTLNLDRGPQDQSSFQPYIPEDFANFEIYNATLESQEGFPSSRSDLKGSRCGGGSGEREVSRSPTASTCTSGYFSHSASNATLSDMPFSASESSDHLSCTSRDPQEPLGCPAGQGCTQTKSVTPGSDSQQPPLSAVRVQDLLPHPQGSSTVSIPNCTDKQQTFPLPHNRVLSTSQEFTDFKGADDSIGESDLAHFTEGWEQEGLEKKKPDNVETCDTGNQHSSVASGIINTSYPENAICECPNNEDSDSGPVSGPNTTVVCTSVRALVSVPDKVVAPCPAQITPSASVPAPASPSLVAPSSTAPSSAPALRAGGEPPIQEPAQGDLPHGSPCPSPNPSSAEPSGDSSGDECTPVAQLPDWMAPGEQVWVGKRRGTVHYVGGVEFAKGIWIGVKLDMAVGKHNGTVQGRVYFRCPPGHGVFVKPSRLTRGPPSMDTEPQTLIR; from the exons ATGTCGGATACAAAGGTAAAAGTTGCAGTGAGAGTTCGGCCCATGAACCGCAGGG AAATTGAACTGAATACAAAATGTGTCGTGGATATGGAGGACAACCAAACAGTTCTTCACCCACCACCCTCAAATGCAAAAGGAGAGAACAG GAAACAACCCAAG GTGTTCGCTTTTGACCACTGTTTCTGGTCCATGGACGAGTCCAATGTTCCCAAATATGCTG GTCAAGAGGTGGTGTTCAAGTGCCTTGGAGAGGGAATACTTGAAAATGCATTCCAGGGATATAATGCCTGCATATTTGCCTATGGACAAACAG GTTCAGGCAAGTCCTTTTCCATGATGGGGAATGGCGAGCAGCCGGGTTTAATCCCTCGACTCTGCTGCTCGCTGTTTGAGAGGGTCCACAGGGAGGGAAACGAGGCCCATACTTTTAAGGTGGAGGTGTCGTTCATGGAGATCTACAATGAGAAGGTCCGTGACCTGCTGGATCCCAAAGG GAGCCGACAGTCCCTGAAAGTTCGGGAGCACAAAGTCCTTGGTCCATATGTGGATGGTCTGTCTCAGCTGGCTGTGACCAGCTTTGAG GACATCGAGGTGTTAATGTCAGAGGGGAACAAATCTCGCACAGTTGCAGCCACCAACATGAATGAGGAGAGCAGTCGTTCACATGCTGTCTTCAGCATCATTGTCACGCAAACACTTTATGATCTACAGTCTGGG AATTCAGGTGAGAAAGTCAGCAAGATGAGTCTGGTTGACCTGGCAGGAAGTGAGCGAGTCTCAAagactggagctgctggagagagACTCAAAGAGGGCAGCAATATTAACAA ATCTCTCACCACATTAGGCTGCGTGATTTCTGCTCTTGCTGATCAGTCTGCAGGGAAGGGGAAGGCCAAGTTTGTGCCTTACAGAGACTCAGTCCTCACCTGGCTATTGAAG GACAACCTCGGCGGCAACAGCAAGACAGCCATGATAGCCACAGTGAGTCCGGCGGCTGACAACTACGAGGAGACTCTGTCCACTCTGCGCTACGCAGACAGGGCCAAGAGAATCGTCAACCATGCCGTGGTGAATGAAGACCCCAACGCTCGGATCATCAGAGAGCtcagggaggaggtggagaagctCAAAGTTCAGCTCTCTCAGGCTGAG TCCATGAAGGCTCCtgaactgaaggagaaactGCAGGAGTCTGAGAAACTCATTCAGGAGATGACTGTCACCTGGGAGGAAAAACTAAGAAAGACGGAGGAGATTGCAACT GAGCGTCAGAAGCAGTTGGAGAGCATGGGCATCTCTTTGGAAACGTCTGGGATTAAAGTGGGTGAAGACAAGTGTTTCCTTGTCAATCTAAATGCTGATCCTGCCCTAAATGAGCTACTGGTCTACTACCTGAAG GAGCACACACGTGTGGGCGCAGACACGTCTCAGGACATCCAGCTCTTTGGGATCGGGATCCAGCCGGAGCACTGCGTCCTGGAGCTCTGCCCAGACGGTGATGTCACCCTGATGCCCATAGGGAATGCCAG gACCTGCGTGAACGGAACAATGATTGATTCCTTGGTGCACCTGTGGCATGGAGACCGTATCTTATGGGGCAACAACCACTTCTTCAG GATCAATCTGCCTAAGCGAAAGCGCCGGGACCGTttgaaggagctggagagagCTTCTCCCAGAGAGAGCTTCGTTGAGGCAGATGTGGAGACTGCCAGTGAGGCCTCTTCTGAGCAGGACTACAGCTATGAGTTTGCCCAGATGGAGGTCATAATGAAGACTCTTGGGAACAATG ACCCCATGCAGAATGTGGTCCAAGTGCTGGAGAAGCAGTACCTGGAGGAGAAGCAGACGGCTCTGGAGGAGCAGAGAATGATGTATGAGCGGGAGCTGGAGTCACTGCGGCAACAGCTGTCTCCCGAGAAGACACCACAGCACCACCGCAGCAGCAGTGACCGCCTTACGTTCCcgacacacacaccacacagcaAGCTGCGACTGTGGACGGAGGAGCG ggaTGAGCTTTTTCGTCAGAGTCTTTCTCGACTCAGGGAGCAGGTCGTGAAAGCCAACACCTTGGTGCGAGAAGCCAACTTTTTGGCAGAGGAGATGAACAAACTGACTGACTATCAGGTCACCCTTCAGATTCCTGCAGCCAACCTCAGCGCCAACCGCAAG CGTGGAGCCATAGTGAGCGAGCCAGCCATCCAGGTGCGGAGGAAGGGGAAGGGGACCCAGGTGTGGACCATCGAGAAGCTGGAGAACAAACTGGTGGACATGAGAGACCACTACAGGGACTGGAAGGAAGGCACAGAGGAGTTG tataACAAAGTAAGCAGTAAGCACTGTGATCCATTCTACGAGGCGCAAGAGAACCACAACCTGATAGGAGTGGCCAACATTTTTCTGGAGTGCCTTTTCCATGATGTTAAACTGCAATATGCTGTCCCCATCATCAGCCAACAGGGGGAG GTAGCAGGCAGGTTGCACATTGAGCTGATGCGAGTCAGTGGTTCCATACCAGAGCGCCTGTCCGGGGGAGATGACTCATCGGAGAACTCCAGCGAGAGTAGCTGCTACGAGGTCATGGACACCAACGGGGAGATCGTCCACATGGCCAAGAGGCTCACCTGCAGG GTGCGGATCAGGGAGGCTACAGGCCTGCCGCTCAATTTGTCCAACTTTGTCTTCTGTCAGTACACCTTCTGGGAGCACGGCGAGCCCACTGTGGCTCCTCCTATGGTCAGCCCGGACAGACCCTCCCCTCGAAGCCCAGATGCCCAGTTCACTGTCCAGTTTGATCACTGCAAG GACTATGTTGTGCATGTGACGGACGAGTTTTTAGAGTTTATATCAGATGGAGCATTGGCCATAGAAGTTTGGGGTCACCGCTGTGCTGGGAACGGACGTTCACTCTGGGAGTTAGACGCACTAGAGGCCAAGACCCAGACTCTCCGAGACAG GTGGAGTGAGGTGTCTCGCAGGATCGAGCTGTGGATCTCCATCCAGGAGCTGAATGAGCAGGGAGAATACTCATCCGTGGAGCTGCATTCTGGAAAAGACATCAGCACAGGAGGAGTCTTCCAGCTCCGACAG GGTCACTCCAGGaggctgcaggtgtgtgtgaaaCCAGTCCAAAACTCAGGCACTCTGCCTCTGCTGGTGGAGGCTATGCTGTCCGTCTCTATTGGCTGCGTGTCAGCTCGCTCCTCCAAACTACAGAGACCGCTCGACAGCTACCAG AGAGAGGCGGAAGAGGATATGGATAGTTATCAG GAGGAAGATCTCAACTGTGTTAGAGAGCGCTGGTCAGAAGCCCTGATCAAACGTCGGGAGTACCTTGATGAACAAATCAAGaaaatcatcaataaacacg AAAAGTCAGAGGAGGACATTGAGCGTGAAGCTCGGCTGGTTGAGCAGTGGGTTGGACTGACTGAAGAGAGAAATGCTGTGCTGGTACCTGCACCTGGCAGTGGCATCCCTGGAGCTCCTGCAGActg GACGCCACCTGCAGGAATGGAAGCTCACATCCCCGTACTCTACCTGGATTTGAATG CGGATAATCTgacagtgaatgagcagctgacCGGCCCACATGCTGCAGGTGTTAATTCTATCCTGCCTAAGGAGCACGGAAGCCAGTTCTTCTATCTTCCCATCATCAGGCACAGTGATGAGGAG GTGTCGGCAGTGTGCTCCTGGGACTCCTCCATCCATGATTCTGTGCACCTCAACCGGGTCACGTCTCCTAATGAACGCATCTACCTGATCATCAAAGCCACGGTGCAGCTCAGCCACCCTGCCTCCATGGAGCTGGTGCTCCGCAAGAGGATCGCTGTCAACATCTACAACAAACAG agcTTCACTCAGAGTCTCAAGAGAAGAATGTCCCTAAAGAACACACTTTACTCCTGTGGTGTGACTTATGAGATCGTGTCCAACATACCAAAG GCCTCAGAGGAACCGGAGGAGAGGGAAACCTTGGCCCTCATGGCTGCTCGCGGTGACAGCGAGGAGACCCAGGACGGAGAAACCTACATAGAAAAATACACAAGGGGAGTTCTGGAAGTGGAGAACATCCTCAGTCTAGAGAGGCTACGGCAG GCTGTGACAGTGAAGGAAGCGCTCGCTGCTAAGGGGAGACACCTAAGAAGGAGTATCAGCACACCAAAT TCTTCATGTAGTAAAACAGACCTGACAGGTTGTGAGGATGAAGACTGTAAG GACCACTGTGATCATGCGGACAGCTCCACCTGCAATCCCCAGGATGGCTCCCTTTGCAGCACACCTATCAAAAGCAAGGACAACCAAG GTTTGGTTCCAGAGAGCCCTACCTTTTTCAACTCCAGCCCCTTCAAAGTCCTCTCCCCTCAGCCTCCCAAGTTCCTCAAGTCTCTGCTGCCTGTGAAAGAGGAGAGCAAGGCGAAGAAAGCCCTGGAGGCCCGACCGCTGCTGGGACAAGAG AGCATGTGCTCATTTGTGGACAGCCCTGCACTGCTCCCCCCTCCCTGCCCCTGGCGCCGACCCAGGGCAGGCAGCGAGGGCCACTGCAAGCCTTCCACCTTCacctccacccccacctccaCTCCCACCAGCAGACAGCTCAGCCACACACTGCCACACACTGCT CAGGACTCTGAGGACGAGGAGACGGATGTGGACATGACTCTGAATCTCGATCGGGGGCCTCAGGACCAAAGCAGCTTCCAACCTTATATCCCGGAGGACTTTGCAAACTTTGAGATCTACAACGCCACTCTGGAGAGCCAGGAGGGGTTTCCGTCCTCCCGCTCTGACTTGAAGGGAAGCCGGTGCGGAGGTGggagcggagagagagaggtgtccCGAAGCCCCACTGCCAGCACTTGCACTAGTGGCTACTTTTCACACAGTGCCTCCAACGCAACGCTGTCTGACATGCCTTTCAGTGCCAGTGAGAGCTCTGACCACCTCAGTTGCACCTCCAGAGATCCCCAGGAGCCCCTGGGCTGTCCTGCTGGACAAGGCTGCACCCAAACTAAAAGTGTTACTCCAGGGAGTGACAGCCAGCAGCCTCCTCTGTCAGCAGTCCGGGTCCAGGATCTGCTACCCCACCCTCAAGGCTCCTCAACTGTCAGTATTCCTAATTgcacagacaagcagcaaacaTTCCCTCTGCCTCACAACCGTGTTCTCAGTACCAGCCAGGAGTTCACAGACTTTAAAGGGGCTGATGACAGTATTGGAGAGAGTGATTTAGCACATTTTACAGAGGGATGGGAGCAGGAGGGTTTGGAGAAGAAGAAACCAGATAACGTAGAAACATGTGACACTGGCAATCAACACTCCTCTGTTGCGTCTGGTATTATCAACACATCTTATCCTGAAAATGCCATATGCGAATGTCCTAATAATGAAGACTCTGATAGTGGTCCTGTGTCCGGCCCTAACACAACTGTAGTTTGCACTTCAGTCAGAGCCCTAGTAAGTGTTCCTGACAAAGTCGTGGCTCCATGTCCAGCCCAAATAACTCCCTCTGCATCAGTCCCAGCTCCAGCATCTCCATCCCTGGTTGCTCCTTCATCTACAGCCCCATCCTCTGCCCCAGCTCTGCGAGCGGGAGGAGAACCTCCGATCCAGGAGCCAGCACAGGGAGATCTGCCCCACGGGAGTCCCTGCCCCAGCCCTAACCCCAGCAGTGCCGAGCCCTCGGGGGACTCCAGCGGGGATGAGTGCACCCCTGTAGCTCAGCTTCCTGACTGGATGGCCCCTGGGGAGCAGGTGTGGgtggggaagaggagaggaacagtCCACTATGTTGGAGGGGTAGAGTTTGCTAAGGGGATCTGGATTGGTGTGAAGCTGGACATGGCAGTGG GTAAGCACAACGGGACTGTCCAGGGCAGAGTGTACTTCCGCTGCCCCCCGGGCCACGGTGTGTTTGTCAAGCCATCTCGTCTCACCAGAGGACCGCCCTCCATGGACACAGAACCCCAGACTCTGATCAGATAG